Genomic DNA from Solanum dulcamara chromosome 4, daSolDulc1.2, whole genome shotgun sequence:
TTTTATCACCAGCAGCTCCTTATAACTACCTGAAACCAACTATCTTTCAACCGTTCAAAAACTTAAacacccaaaaaagaaaaaagttacAGACTAACCAGGGTCCCTTTGTTCTCCTTTAAGCAAGTTAACAGCTTTATACTCATAATCCAATCCtaacaaggaaaaaaaaagggttAGCAAAGAATCCTCCTATTTTTCGAAAGAGAAAGTAATCAGAAAGTTAACCTTTCAAATTGAGAGCTATTCGGACACGAAATGCACATGAACTCCTCCAATATGAGTAGAGCTGCAACTTCTTTGATTTCTCCCCACTCCCTGCctgaaaattcatgaaataagCAAATAAAAACCCTATTCAATTAATGTAGTACGAGATTAGTACTCACCATATCAATGCAAGTAAACGGTACTTTCAGAAATGATCAACAAAGAGAGAATATCTGATACTATCCCCTCTTATATACTGATACAGTTGGTaccaaaattgaaattttccTATTCGTCGGCGGGACCGACCCGAATACGTCTACGCCGGCCGGCCCCATTCGACTACTTTGTAGTGTCCTAacattttgtttttttgttccGTTTTCTTTATggctttctcttctttttttttttttttaaaaaaacttcttttatttttgacaCTTGTAATTTGATTGaccaaaagatgaaaaaaaaaacacttaatTTTATTCGATTTGAACAGTaaattaaaagaattaaaaatatttgattaatatggtattaatcaagaaaaaaattgaagtgaataaaatcaaaccaaagaCAATATCCAAACATATATTTCATACTAGTAAATTGGTCCGTACTTTGTGTGATTATTAAAATCTtattaaatttatgaatttaaatataaataaaattgtttTTTACAAAAATTTGACTGACGTTCTTCACAAATATATAGTTTTAAAGTAATCAAGTATTTTCAACAATTTCTTGAGACTTTTAATTGTAAATATACTACGAAAAAACTACAAAACATTATTTCGTTTGGATTCAATCttctacataatttttttttttttatgggaacagaccctacacgaggctcccacctctcgtgcacagtcaggggttaagcaacacccccaagccttaacataaataatcaaaataaaaatacaaggagggggacataaaccttacctccgatcttatggtggttcataagtcggctaacctattaaggtcggctaactcatccccgatacaaaaagagactaactataactagaaagcagtaaacctgtgagaggactcctcccggtacaattcaactatgaaagcataaatgagggagactctccccttccatgagaaaaaagaaaagtaacctacactagtcctattccaactatgctacgtaccagacatagctacattgaagaagaacaagtatacgaaacttctatctcgcatgggatgggaaattcttttcatctttgctctttttagtcttgtcgtaccaagaaaatccaggtgaaatatgcctttgtatcagtatcatgattaccagctaaggaggctgaaaggatAGGAAATATATGGAactatagtagccaacagccttTGATTTGTTGTGGAAGAAAGTGTAGCTGTGCACCTGCACAGACAGACAAAACCAGAAACATGCACAAGCAACCAAGTCTGGAGGTTGCTGTACGTGGATGTGTTGGTTTTGGcctctgttgttgctgatgctgttgaacttcatctttcaattctgcactttcagcttcagctctgtggttgagttgttgtttggtgtgtggctgagtagttgtttggtgttgtgtttcCACAGTATGTATATGGAGTTGATGGAGGTGTATCATTCtacagctactcatgatattgttgttggttcttggatgttgtctctgagggtgttggagttccttctgggttccactgttgcctgtatctccaacaaccattagcttgtatttgttccttgtctgcttcAAGTTGGTGTAGCTGTTGcagctgttgatggaatgcatctgaTATGTATGGAGAGGTGATCCATGCTTTAGTATCCAGTTGTTTACAATTATGAGGATctgcacctgcacagacaaacaacaacaaaaacaacaaacccaaggctgccaatctgcaggttcTGATGGCTGCAGTCtccctaggctgcttgttggtctttgttatGAGGTGGTTagacttcttggagtacctgtacagaaaaacaaaacaaacaaacttgtatatgtttcttgtctgctgcaggtggatggagttgttgctggggtgaCTGCTCTTGGGGCTCAATGCAGCTTCAAGGAGGAAGCTGCagctggggtacctgcataAATCAAAACGACTGCACCTCACAACCAAGGGGATCTGCAGGCTGCTGTacccatgttccttgtgtgctgccaGTTGGTAGAGTGTTTGCTGTGGTGTGTTGATGTTAGAGAGTGTGGATGTCCCTAAGAAAAAACAATCAGCCAAAGACAAACagccaaacaaacacaaaaaccagaaggaagttgcatttctgCATAGTCCTTGTGGAGGCCTCTTAGTAATTGTtttggtatttgttttggtggttgtagcTGTGATGTGttctatgtaggtgttgggaagacatgttgatgagtccatcctgacatctgcatctacacaacaaacaagaaccagcaagaaaggagCTGAGGTTAATAGAAAAGATCTCAAACAAGTGTGCATCTTCTTGTTGCTTCCTTTGTGATTAGGTTGCTTGTTGGTGTCAGTTACACAAGAATGGATGtcctttgttgtgatcaggttcaaattcttggagtacctgcacagacaatcaaaaccaacaaaccacacaacccaAGAAATCTGCATGCTGCTGTAACCAATAGTAGTACTATTAggttgtatttgttccttgtctgctgcaggttggtggagttgttgctggggtgtgttgataatagagagtgtggttGACCAGCTGAGTGTGttgctccatagaagccccaggacATTGCATCcctcatagcagttccaaagagaGCCTGCATAAGTGGACAAAGGCCATGTCCAAAAAGATGGAGAAGAACAAGGCCAAATACTGGATTGGATGTTATGGGATTGTGTCTGTGAATTCCTGGTGATCAACTCCAATTTCTGATGGAATAGCTCCCCAGTTTTTGATGTCCCTAAGCAAAAACTAACAGCCAAATAcaaacaaccaaacaaccacaaaatccagaaGGAAGTTGCTGCTCTGCACAGTCCTTGTGTAGGACTCTTAGtgatggctgcaggttccctaggctgcttgttggtctttgttttgaggtggttagacTTCTTGGAATAGCTCTCCAATTTCTGATGGAATAGCTCTCCAGTTGTTGATGTACCTGCAGCTACACAACAACCAGGAGCCAGCAGGACAGGGGTTGCACAATGGGCTGCTGCAAGTGTTGAGCTTTTAGAGAGTTCATGGATGGAGTGGAGAAACTGCTGaaggtttgtgtgcagctccaaTTTTGTGTTGGAGCATGCTTCACAGAACAGAGGATCCTCTCTTGTGATCTGGTTCAAGTTGCTTGTGTGTGGCTCCCCATTAGTTATtgcacctaaacaaaaacaaacaaaggaATACATACAACCAAACAAGTACCAAAAACAATAGGGGGCTCCATTTCTGCACACTCCTTTTGTTTCAGTCATGGAGAGTCCTGTAGCAGTGTTGTCCTCCATATATTTGTTGTTAGAGCATGCtggtgtatatctccaacaacctgcaattacacagcaaataaccaaagacaagcaaggacctgtacaggttaatagaagagaaaggatctcaaagagagttttggagcctgttagcattttccatgtcgctcgactaacgtctcctcttatccgtttgagctggaactttctgaagtttgcatatatattctctcctttatccatgcaaagtttgaaggcttgtttcccaagatGGAGCTTCaatttagcaaaattcttcctttttaattttaagacagctgattgtttcaagctcgctcgcctaacgtttCTAATTGTCCGTTTCGGCTGAAATTTCTTAGGCCTTGTCAAAAAAACATAAGCTACAATCCTGCAAATTTTGGGAGCCTTTGGACAGGCCCACATGATACccctcaccctgcacctgctgccctgctgaggcttagaggcTGCAGGGGGTTTGGAGGATGTATTTGTgctcttctctatgtatttgttgttgaagagtgCTGCTATATCACTCCAAACACCTGCAGTAATACAGCAAACAAACCCAAACAagacataatatacacagactagcaatagaGAAAGGACCTCATTAAGAGCCTTGGAGactgttatcattttccaagtcgctcgactaacgtttccaattctccgtttgagctgaaactttatgaaggtagtatatatatcctctcctttagtcctgcaaaatgtgaaggcttgtttcccaagttggaggatccaaattactaaagaccctctctttatgcttaaggcagctgaatgtttccatgtcgctcgcctaacgcctccgaTTAttcgtttgggctgaaactttttgggacttgtcaaaatattatattctaCCATCCTGCAAAGATTGGGGGccattggacaggtccacatgttactcctcaccctgcacctgctgccctgctgaagcttagaggttgcagggtgtttggaagttgtttttgtgctcttgtctatgtatttgttgttgaggaatgctaatatattactccagacacctgcaataatacagcaaacaagcccaaacaaaacataatatacacagactagcaataaagaagggacctcagtaagagctttggagagtgttatcattttccaagtcgctcgactaacgtctccaattatccatttgagttgaaactttatggagttagcatatatatcctctccttcagtcctgcaaagtttgaagacttttttcccaagttggagggtccaaattactaaagaccctctctttaggcttaaggcagctgaatgtttccatgtcgctcgcctaacgccttcaattatccgtttgggctgaaacttcttgggacttgtcaaaataatatattctaacatcctgcaaagtttggggggcattggacaagtccacatgctactccacaccctgcacctgctgccttGTACCATCCTGCTAAATCCTAAATCTATTGGTAAGGAGATTATCCTATAAGAGcagtaaattagggagactctccctttttcaatggacctaattatcattattaatatcagtTAATAACTCAatgtatgaagaagttccttcaatgtggttgattgatcttcttcatcttggttctcctgaagctagccatgccagctttgtccattttgtaatgtcccttggtctctcttggaagctgctgaaagctgtagtagtgttgtgtatagcttttcatgtggctttcctttgagagtgaatctgcagtgtaattagcttccctaaagatatgacTGAACTGGAAATTCTCCAGTTTGCTAACCAATACCTGCAATTCAGTAGTATAAGCAACaatgttccatggaggtttagcctcttgtttgagccacttgattagaagttcagaatccacttcaagggctaccctgctgtatccatgttgtaggcaccactgaataccaataattgctgcctgcacttcagcttggttattagaaccacaacctagtggagatgcaaaagcatatattaacactccattatggtcccttagaatgccccctgcccctatcttccctggattgttaagggcactcccatctgtgtttagcttgatcattgtaggctgtggtttagtccagcatactttggttattctcaattcatgttggcttttttcaaccatggtaaccaaatctgcccaattacttggcaaatcaatatatggatacacagtggagataagcatatatagatctttggatattgagaatattactctagttgcattagacttcttgcccCCATACTTGCaggcacatctattcttccatagattccaacacacaaaaatgggggtggcctgcattactaacttatgtagctcattgttagttttgattagccaccacctcatcaataggttttttagaTGAATGTTGCTGTGTTGCAGACCCCAGTaccctgagaagtgcttccatatgtgttgtgcaaagtaacctgatacaaagatatgctctatatcatcaagacctgctctataacaacaggagcatgctgcaggagcatgtccaaatgctactattctgtcatttgtggggagtttaagtttgaaagctctccaaagcagaaaagaggccttgaaaggaatactattgtgccatatgttgctgttagtggttgatcttgtctttttcttccttaccaactcccaggctgatgaacaagtgaaattaccatgagagttaggcttccagtaagcttgatcctgcatatttggattgtagctgatgggagtgctgagaattctgtgcaccagctgagggggtgcatgttttcttactttctcttcattccatcctccattttccatgaattctgatacaatagagttattcaatctggggagactttcattgtggtaagctaagggacctacccctagccaatcatcccaccaaaagctgcttgttccagacttaatccaccactgtatatgaggttctatatcctttttgttgctcatcatatgcttccacattagggactgtcctgtgttccactttttaatgactggatgagccctttggcagtattttgctttaaCCAGGGTCCCTTTGTTCTCCTTTAAGCAAGTTAACAGCTTTATACTCATAATCCAATCCtaacaaggaaaaaaaaagggttAGCAAAGAATCCTCCTATTTTTCGAAAGAGAAAGTAATCAGAAAGTTAACCTTTCAAATTGAGAGCTATTCGGACACGAAATGCACATGAACTCCTCCAATATGAGTAGAGCTGCAACTTCTTTGATTTCTCCCCACTCCCTGCctgaaaattcatgaaataagCAAATAAAAACCCTATTCAATTAATGTAGTACGAGATTAGTACTCACCATATCAATGCAAGTAAACGGTACTTTCAGAAATGATCAACAAAGAGAGAATATCTGATACTATCCCCTCTTATATACTGATACAGTTGGTaccaaaattgaaattttccTATTCGTCGGCGGGACCGACCCGAATACGTCTACGCCGGCCGGCCCCATTCGACTACTTTGTAGTGTCCTAacattttgtttttttgttccGTTTTCTTTATggctttctcttctctttttttttttttaaaaaaacttcttttatttttgacaCTTGTAATTTGATTGaccaaaagatgaaaaaaaaacaCTTAATTTTATTCGATTTGAACAGTaaattaaaagaattaaaaatatttgattaatatggtattaatcaagaaaaaaattgaagtgaataaaatcaaaccaaagaCAATATCCAAACATATATTTCATACTAGTAAATTGGTCCGTACTTTGTGTGATTATTAAAATCTtattaaatttatgaatttaaatataaataaaattgtttTTTACAAAAATTTGACTGACGTTCTTCACAAATATATAGTTTTAAAGTAATCAAGTATTTTCAACAATTTCTTGAAACTTTTAATTGTAAATATACTACGAAAAAACTACAAAACATTATTTCGTTTGGATTCAATCTTCTacataattttgaaatttaatccttatgttataaatattatattttaattactcatataattaatactttaattttttttgtggtaTATAGTATTTGTACGTAGTTATTAAAcatgtaaattttcttttttaaaattccaCATTTGAATGCAAATAAAtgagaaatcattttttaaaatcctAGATTTTGAGATGTGTCACCTCAccttctttctctcttttaaTTGAGCAATGAATGTggataataataaatttattgatagagttattttaaattttcagaaaatatttggAGGAATATATAAGAGAAAAAGATTAgaaaaaaatcttcaaaaaaaataacaataatggcCTTAGAGGAGGTGTTACATCATCagattaatatatattttttataaaaaaaaaacaattatagGAGAAGTGAAAAAGTTTGAAATGATAGGTATGTGTTAAAGTatccaataaataaaaaataatgaggGAAGACAACAATTTAGTTAATTAAcctttaactaaaaaaaatggcaaagaagataaatataataatgaagTTATTAGCATATTCTAAACATTTTTCTCTCATAAGTGCTATAAAGAGAGTTAAATGTAGCACATTTAACATAATAAAGAGATAGTTAAGAGATAATTAAGAGAGTTAAAGAAGTAATTTTTAATATCCacataaatgagaaaaaaagagaataaaaggcaaaaatagaagggaaaaaaaagataatgGTATTTCTTGGTCATAAAGAAGTGTCACATCTTTCATTTTTTTGGTTGatcgatttattttttattgattgaTACATTTTTCTCATGTTAGTTATAAAAAGATTCattctttttgatttttttagttagttttcttcttttcattcaATTCACTCGAAttctcttgatttttattctcttatcaaaaaaattaatttctacaATTAAAAGCTCCAATaaagtagtttttttttaaagagtaataaataaaaaataaatttggcaAAGTGTGAGACTTTTGTTAATTCATTTAGGCAGTAgattatttctaaaaataatttatttatttttgatataggaaaaaatataaGTTTAATTTCTGACCACGTTTTTTTTAAATGGTTGTCATTTTTTAATGTTAGGTTATGAGATATTGGATTTATTTATTCTAAtacttgaagaaaatattagtcaaaattgGGGCATTTAATTGTAAAAACTCAGTTcttaataagaaaataaaagaaaaaaccaAGAGAATTGTATTAAAAAAACCAAGAGAATTGCATTAAAAGGAAGAACAATTATGGGTCTTAATGATATACCATATCATTCAAATTAGAGTGAATtgaacaaaaagaagaaaagtagTGAAAagagttataaaaaaaatatgataaatttttTATCAAAGAACTATGTCACATCATCATGCTATGGACTAttagcccgtttggattggctttaagttggtcaaaaccaacttaaagccccttttcagcttttggacgtgtttgcctaatgctaactttaagccagaaagttcttaaagtcagtcaaaaatgaaaagttaggattcctaactttttttttctaagtgcttaaagtcattttctttgaccatggaaattacttttatatcccttatattttaactaaattctcaaactaccctttttattcttttaaccctaaaattcacgtaattttcctcatttaagcacttttatccaaacactcaactgcttatttataaaaataactttcagcactttaaagttctaaaaacacttcatacataaaagttactttttttaagctcatccaaacgggctctataacTAATATGCATAAATAGATAAAGTGTATATTTAAAAGGTAAATATTTATATGATGAAACACTAATAAATTTTATGCTAGCAACAAAATAATCATTTGAACACCATTTTTTGTTGTCTTTATAAACAAAATGTAAAATTTTGTAATAGAGTCTTGTCTTTTGGAGGGTACATATCTTGTATTTGgaataattaattgaaaatactaaaataaacaacaaaagatgcaaatatatatatatctataaatCATTCAAACTTCTACTTCACCAAACTAATCTAACAATCTCTCTTGATGAATCTTCCAAGACCATTAAACTTTATTTTTCATCTTGATGGATTTGTACCAAACTAATGTGACCACCTCTTTTTGATGACTCTTACACCGTCATCAAACTTTGTTTTTAATCTTGATGCACTTGTATTTATCTATTGTGATACAAAAAGAAATCTCGAAGAATATCTTTTATCTTCATCAAGGTAATAACCATATTTTCACATCACCTTTTCTATGACCTCTGTCACGACCCCAACCCGCTGTAACTGGCACCCATTCTAACTCTCCGATGGGAAAACCATTCTAACAGCCCAATAATAAAATCGAAATATGTACACAAGCTTAAATATGAAGTGTGGAAACACCCTAAGAAACTGAAAGTCGTCCGTACCAAGACTCTAACAATGTttgaaaaaaagagaggaaaacactcctacaagaaaatataataataaaacaatGTCTAAAGTCTTAGTCCCAAAAAGAGAACTAGAACATGGAAGAGTCTATGACAGCTTGAAACAAACAACTCATCCTTAAACTCGAACAAGCGTAATCTTCTaaccgaggtctctccgcagtcgattgaatatgccctgtactcaacaaaaaggcagagtaagagtagtatcaatacacaaaaacAATGTTATACTGATAgaatcacgcggttagccagtaagcggattatagacaagtaaattcaacacagtAGGCATaaacatatacaaaataagtcagCAACACCTCAATATCATAACTCAatgtcttccacatgctataatttcacgcaagggtcctctcaagggacctacaaataatcaactttatgtcggaacgtgacacccgatccaactATGTattgaaacgtgacacccgatccaaataccTGTTgaaacgtgacatccgatccaaattatgtgtcgaaagtgacacccgatcccaagatatcacaatcacaggaacattcaatgtttacaatatttatactaCCAAGAACAGTTTAATCATAataacaggccagcaagtgatcatttcacacataatttagcatgttttcctattcatatacacacatgcatatcataaagcaatttaacaagtatataaaacacatacgggaaactagaccatcacctacctcaaattcaatcttcaacaaccttacaatgcaagagttttccctttttcgggttcgttcttcgtattcttggtctagaaaacagtaaatacatataaaggatcaacacaatggcccaactatcaggaaatataatataatttcaaACCCTAGGCCAACCcttgatcctaaccttaccgTAGGACTAATTCTCACCATAGATttttagttcaaaccctccctcaatgattatcacccatacttctagttttaagaaatcaaagtatgaatctagggagtaaaaaccttaccttaagcgtggaaatacgtggaaaatcaatgaaaatcgcCTAAGGTCGCCTCTTGAGTTTAAGAAACTGATTATTGCAGAAAAGACCATTTCTAGTCtttttcacgacttaagtcTCAATTGTCTCGCTCTGGAGGGAAAGATGTCGTTCTGGCGGCCCCATTCACGGGACagatcccgctctggcgggatataCGAAAATAGTGAGCTCGGAGTTTGTgatccaagcccccatttctgAACACATCTCTtccaaagatgtattaaaattatacccttcacTCCAAATTCGATTatgagagttttactcgcccgaatgccATTCCGCGAAGACGTAAATGCTccgtatcgtcttggctatgATCATGTTCAATCAAATTATAGATTTGACCTCCCATCGTTCATGTGATCACCCTATATTTTACCtaactcagaattcatccaaggcttgcctaggctcaaattttccgaagttactatccgaagttttctggcccaaaatcctTTCCTATTGGCCTATTGCTAACGATGGGGACAGGTTGAACaattgaggatacttgtcttgCATGTATTTCTTGGTGCAccaagtagcttcctctacCAAATGATATTTCCATTGCACTTTAACCATGTTGTtctccttagtcctcaatttTCGGACGTCACGATCAAGAATGGCAACTGGCTCTTCTTCATACTGAAGTTCCTTGTCTAATACGATGAGTCctatttaatgatgtagtccccATCTCCATGGTA
This window encodes:
- the LOC129888025 gene encoding uncharacterized protein LOC129888025, yielding MITVSKALNEVLSLLLVCVYYVLFGFVCCITAGVWSDIAALFNNKYIEKSTNTSSKPPAASKPQQGSRCRVRGCWRYTPACSNNKYMEDNTATGLSMTETKGVCRNGAPYCFWYLFGCMYSFVCFCLGAITNGEPHTSNLNQITREDPLFCEACSNTKLELHTNLQQFLHSIHELSKSSTLAAAHCATPVLLAPGCCVAAGTSTTGELFHQKLESYSKKSNHLKTKTNKQPREPAAITKSPTQGLCRAATSFWILWLFGCLYLAVSFCLGTSKTGELFHQKLELITRNSQTQSHNIQSSIWPCSSPSFWTWPLSTYAGSLWNCYEGCNVLGLLWSNTLSWSTTLSIINTPQQQLHQPAADKEQIQPNSTTIGYSSMQISWVVWFVGFDCLCRYSKNLNLITTKDIHSCVTDTNKQPNHKGSNKKMHTCLRSFLLTSAPFLLVLVCCVDADVRMDSSTCLPNTYIEHITATTTKTNTKTITKRPPQGLCRNATSFWFLCLFGCLSLADCFFLGTSTLSNINTPQQTLYQLAAHKEHGYSSLQIPLVVRCSRFDLCRYPSCSFLLEAALSPKSSHPSNNSIHLQQTRNIYKFVCFVFLYRYSKKSNHLITKTNKQPRETAAIRTCRLAALDAFHQQLQQLHQLEADKEQIQANGCWRYRQQWNPEGTPTPSETTSKNQQQYHE